Proteins encoded together in one Phalacrocorax aristotelis chromosome 7, bGulAri2.1, whole genome shotgun sequence window:
- the CLRN1 gene encoding clarin-1: MPAQQKKIIFCIAGVLSFACALGTAAAIGTQLWVKGTILCKTGALLVNATGQELEKFIGEIQYGLFYGERVRQCGLGGRPFQFSFFPDLLKIIPASIHVSVILFCTVLIVFALVGAGFFMFNAFGSPYETLHGPIGLYLWSFIACSCGCLIMILFSSEVKIHHLSEKIANFKEGSFTFKTHSEQFANSFWIILVCSLVHFLNAFLIRLAGFEFPFSKPKDSGTTIGAVDLMY; this comes from the exons ATGCCAgcccagcagaagaaaattatcttttgcaTAGCCGGGGTGCTGAGCTTTGCTTGCGCACTGGGGACCGCAGCAGCCATCGGCACACAGCTGTGGGTTAAGGGGACAATACTCTGCAAGACAGGAGCCCTGCTCGTCAACGCCACCGGCCAGGAGCTGGAGAAGTTTATTGGCGAAATCCAGTATGGGCTTTTCTATGGCGAGCGCGTGAGACAGTGCGGGCTCGGGGGGAGACCTTTCCAGTTTTCAT tttttccGGATTTGCTCAAAATTATCCCTGCAAGTATCCACGTTAGTGTCATTCTCTTCTGTACGGTACTGATCGTCTTTGCTCTGGTGGGAGCAGGTTTCTTCATGTTCAATGCTTTTGGCAGCCCTTATGAAACTCTGCATGGCCCCATTGGCTTGTACCTCTGGAGTTTCATCGCAT GTTCCTGTGGTTGCCTCATCATGATTCTCTTCTCTTCAGAAGTGAAAATCCATCACCTTTCAGAGAAAATAGCTAATTTCAAAGAGGGAAGTTTCACATTCAAGACTCACAGTGAACAGTTTGCAAATTCGTTCTGGATCATCCTGGTTTGCTCCCTGGTGCACTTCCTGAATGCCTTTTTGATACGACTTGCTGGATTTGAATTTCccttttcaaaaccaaaagattCAGGGACAACCATTGGAGCAGTTGACCTGATGTATTAG